From Candidatus Sphingomonas colombiensis, one genomic window encodes:
- a CDS encoding glycosyltransferase, with translation MSAPADPRLPTICLAASGGGHVRQILDLKPVWEKYPRFFVTEDTALGRSIAEEEETHFVPHFAIGQARLGRPWTMIAEAWRSIFRSWRIIARRRPDLFITTGAGSQLFVMLFARLRGARVILIDSFARFTRPSGFARLAGWIAHVRIAQSEESAAHWRGALVFDPFRTLDSAPPEKEPLLFATVGATLPFDRLVRLVEEAHAAGEIPQRIVLQRGVGGEQPSTLDSVETLPFGEVRELLERADIVVCHGGTGSLITALRAHCRVIAVPRLFALGEHYDDHQAEITAAFAERGLIEVVGADEPLGPALDRARRRQPVAATTDPSALIAYLDGVATGMIQ, from the coding sequence ATGAGCGCGCCGGCCGATCCTCGCCTGCCGACGATCTGCCTTGCCGCATCGGGCGGCGGGCATGTCCGCCAGATCCTCGATTTGAAGCCGGTATGGGAAAAGTACCCGCGTTTCTTCGTGACCGAGGATACCGCGCTCGGTCGCTCGATCGCCGAGGAGGAGGAAACCCACTTCGTCCCGCATTTCGCGATCGGACAAGCGCGGCTCGGGCGCCCGTGGACGATGATCGCCGAGGCGTGGCGCAGCATTTTCCGTTCGTGGCGGATCATCGCGCGGCGGCGGCCGGACCTGTTCATCACCACCGGCGCCGGCTCGCAATTGTTCGTCATGCTGTTCGCCAGGCTGCGCGGCGCGCGGGTGATCCTGATCGATTCGTTCGCGCGCTTCACCCGCCCATCGGGTTTCGCGCGGCTGGCGGGGTGGATCGCGCATGTGCGAATCGCCCAGTCTGAAGAGAGCGCGGCGCATTGGCGCGGCGCGCTGGTGTTCGATCCGTTCCGCACGCTCGATTCCGCGCCGCCGGAAAAAGAACCTCTGCTGTTCGCCACGGTGGGCGCGACGCTGCCGTTCGATCGGCTGGTACGGCTGGTCGAAGAGGCGCACGCCGCCGGAGAGATTCCGCAGCGCATCGTGCTCCAGCGCGGGGTTGGCGGGGAGCAGCCGTCCACGCTCGATTCGGTCGAGACGCTTCCGTTCGGCGAGGTGCGTGAACTGCTTGAGCGCGCCGATATCGTGGTGTGTCATGGCGGCACCGGCTCGCTGATCACCGCGCTCCGCGCGCATTGCCGGGTGATCGCGGTGCCGCGCCTGTTCGCGCTCGGCGAGCATTATGACGACCATCAGGCGGAGATCACCGCCGCCTTCGCCGAGCGTGGGCTGATCGAGGTGGTGGGCGCGGACGAGCCGCTTGGTCCCGCGCTCGATCGCGCGCGCCGTCGTCAGCCGGTCGCGGCGACCACCGATCCTTCCGCGCTGATCGCCTATCTGGACGGGGTGGCGACGGGAATGATCCAATAA
- a CDS encoding GNVR domain-containing protein, with protein sequence MSFVQFFRILWARRWITILTTLTCFLGAMLVASLLPPRYEGNSRLILDLVKPDPVTGEMIGSNFARAYVQTQTELIKDYRITGKVVDDLGWTSSPQLAASYAARSSDDKRDFRRWLAQRISDNTRAQLIDSSNIMEIQFTSDNPANAARVADALRTAYVAETLALRRDDAMENAAWFRKQADRVRADLNTAEKKKSDFEKANGIILQDNNVDADTAKLNALAAAQPVTAAGQMSFSPGISPAQAQLEQVDASISNAEKVLGPNNPDLIALKKQREALAQVARTSSPTMTRGASGPSIASLYSAQQQKVLAQRGKVAEAQQLAADVAVLRDQYQKTLQKAADEQQRSESTITGLTLLGNATEPTSPSFPRWPLVIAGSLILGLMFGLLLSLLVELLARRVRGPEDLAIDGVPVIGVMAVGPQPTRRRRLFRWSRGDQDASLAQGA encoded by the coding sequence ATGAGTTTCGTGCAATTTTTCCGTATCCTGTGGGCGCGGCGGTGGATCACCATCCTCACCACGCTCACCTGTTTCCTCGGCGCGATGCTCGTGGCGAGCCTGCTTCCCCCGCGTTACGAGGGGAATTCACGGCTGATCCTCGATCTGGTGAAGCCCGATCCCGTCACCGGCGAGATGATCGGCTCAAACTTCGCCCGCGCCTACGTCCAGACGCAGACCGAGCTGATCAAGGACTATCGCATCACCGGCAAGGTGGTGGATGATCTCGGCTGGACGTCCTCGCCGCAGCTGGCTGCGTCCTATGCGGCCCGGTCGAGCGACGACAAGCGCGATTTCCGGCGCTGGCTGGCCCAGCGCATCTCGGACAATACGCGCGCGCAGCTGATCGATTCCTCCAATATCATGGAGATCCAGTTCACCAGCGACAATCCGGCGAACGCCGCGCGCGTGGCCGATGCCCTGCGCACCGCCTATGTCGCCGAAACGCTGGCGTTGCGCCGCGACGACGCGATGGAAAATGCCGCGTGGTTCCGCAAGCAGGCCGATCGCGTACGTGCCGATCTCAACACGGCAGAGAAAAAGAAGAGCGATTTCGAGAAGGCCAACGGGATCATCCTGCAGGACAATAATGTCGATGCGGACACCGCCAAGCTCAACGCGCTGGCCGCCGCGCAGCCGGTGACCGCCGCTGGGCAGATGTCCTTCTCCCCCGGCATTTCGCCCGCGCAGGCGCAGCTCGAACAGGTCGATGCGTCGATCTCGAACGCCGAAAAGGTGCTCGGGCCGAACAACCCCGATCTGATCGCGCTGAAGAAGCAGCGCGAGGCGCTCGCCCAGGTGGCACGCACTTCCAGCCCGACGATGACGCGTGGCGCGTCAGGCCCGTCGATCGCCAGCCTGTATTCGGCGCAACAGCAGAAGGTGCTCGCACAGCGCGGCAAGGTCGCCGAAGCCCAGCAACTCGCCGCCGATGTCGCGGTGTTGCGCGATCAATATCAGAAGACCTTGCAGAAGGCGGCGGACGAGCAGCAGCGCAGCGAGTCCACCATCACCGGCCTCACGCTGCTGGGCAATGCCACCGAGCCGACCTCGCCGTCTTTCCCGCGCTGGCCGCTGGTGATCGCCGGATCGCTGATCCTCGGCCTGATGTTCGGCTTGTTGCTGTCGCTGCTGGTCGAGCTGCTGGCGCGCCGTGTGCGCGGCCCGGAGGATCTCGCCATCGACGGCGTTCCCGTTATCGGTGTGATGGCGGTTGGCCCGCAGCCAACGCGACGCCGACGCCTGTTCCGCTGGTCGCGCGGCGATCAGGACGCCTCGCTGGCGCAGGGTGCCTGA
- a CDS encoding glycosyltransferase family 2 protein → MSSIPAPASAAISAEPEGPASATRTGLPQLSIISPAYHERDNIRPLVLAIAAAMNGARWELIIVDDDSGDGTVDEVFAVAHEGYPVRCIRRIGRRGLASAVVEGALAATAPVIAVIDADLQHDERLLPQMLTLIAEGDSDLVVGSRHVEGGSVGDWSKDRQAMSGFATWCANIVIGTGISDPMSGFFAIRRDVFHACVHDLSQQGYKILLDIISSSPRELKITEIPYVFRNRTQGESKVDLMIMLEFLFLLIEKVTRGLVPPRFVLFSAVGGLGLLFHLAVLQAFKVSGSTFLVAQTAATISAMTLNYVVNNSVTYRAQRLRGGRFVIGYFVFCLVCSIGGIANIGVADLVLAGDGNWALAGIAGALMSAVFNFGVATQFVWTQRRRTRRPMVSRRASAA, encoded by the coding sequence ATGTCATCGATCCCCGCGCCGGCAAGCGCCGCCATCAGTGCCGAACCGGAAGGGCCCGCCAGCGCGACCCGGACAGGCCTGCCGCAGCTTTCGATCATCTCCCCCGCGTATCACGAGCGCGACAATATCCGCCCGCTGGTGCTGGCGATCGCCGCCGCGATGAACGGCGCGCGCTGGGAATTGATCATCGTCGATGATGATAGTGGCGATGGCACTGTCGATGAGGTGTTCGCGGTCGCGCACGAAGGTTATCCGGTGCGCTGTATCCGCCGGATCGGCCGGCGGGGCCTTGCCTCGGCGGTGGTCGAGGGCGCGCTGGCCGCGACCGCGCCGGTGATCGCGGTGATCGACGCCGATCTCCAGCATGACGAGCGACTGTTGCCGCAGATGCTGACGCTGATCGCCGAGGGAGACAGCGATCTGGTCGTCGGCAGCCGCCATGTCGAGGGCGGCAGCGTCGGCGACTGGTCGAAAGACCGCCAGGCGATGAGCGGGTTCGCCACCTGGTGTGCGAATATCGTGATCGGCACCGGCATCAGCGATCCGATGAGCGGTTTCTTCGCGATCCGCCGCGATGTGTTTCACGCCTGTGTCCACGATCTGTCGCAACAGGGTTACAAGATCCTGCTCGACATCATCAGCTCTTCCCCGCGCGAGCTGAAGATCACGGAAATTCCCTATGTCTTCCGCAATCGCACGCAGGGCGAGAGCAAGGTCGACCTGATGATCATGCTGGAATTCCTGTTCCTGCTGATCGAAAAGGTGACGCGCGGGCTGGTCCCGCCGCGTTTCGTGCTGTTTTCGGCGGTGGGCGGATTGGGGCTGTTGTTCCACCTCGCGGTGCTTCAGGCGTTCAAGGTATCCGGCAGCACGTTCCTTGTGGCGCAGACAGCGGCGACGATCTCGGCGATGACGCTGAACTATGTGGTCAACAATTCCGTCACCTATCGCGCGCAGCGGCTGCGCGGCGGGCGGTTTGTCATCGGCTATTTCGTATTCTGTCTGGTTTGTTCGATCGGCGGTATCGCCAATATCGGGGTCGCCGATCTGGTGCTGGCCGGTGACGGCAATTGGGCGCTTGCAGGCATCGCCGGCGCACTGATGAGCGCGGTGTTCAACTTCGGTGTCGCGACGCAATTCGTCTGGACGCAGCGGCGGCGGACCCGGCGCCCGATGGTCAGCCGGCGGGCCAGCGCGGCCTGA
- a CDS encoding SLBB domain-containing protein: protein MPQTLCLIRRLSLILLAWLAIGPAVALAQQAPPSPPPAAVAAAPASADKQQNSLADGYVMGVGDVVEVSVLGREEFKSRVQVQVDGTIQLPYIKSIPAEGKTVLQLREDVRRRLQQGGFYTDPVVSVIVASFTARYVTVLGEVGTPGLVPVDRAYRLSEILARVGGLRPTGSDDIQVRRASGQEYTFEMNEIASGGPDKDIFVEPGDKIFVATAPTYYIYGQIAQPGSYRIDRGMSLRKAIARSGGLTPRGSEKKIKLFRDGKEVSHMDLSDMVKNGDTIVIGERFF, encoded by the coding sequence ATGCCGCAGACACTCTGCCTCATCCGCCGCCTCTCCCTGATCCTGCTCGCATGGCTCGCGATCGGCCCCGCCGTCGCACTGGCGCAGCAGGCGCCCCCGTCGCCACCGCCGGCGGCGGTCGCCGCCGCCCCTGCGTCCGCTGACAAGCAGCAGAACAGCCTCGCCGACGGCTATGTCATGGGCGTGGGCGACGTGGTGGAAGTCTCGGTGCTCGGCCGCGAGGAATTCAAGTCTCGCGTGCAGGTTCAGGTGGATGGCACGATTCAGCTGCCCTACATCAAATCGATCCCGGCCGAGGGCAAAACGGTGCTCCAGCTGCGCGAGGACGTGCGTCGTCGCCTCCAGCAGGGCGGATTCTACACCGATCCGGTGGTCAGCGTGATCGTCGCCAGCTTCACCGCGCGCTATGTGACGGTGCTGGGCGAGGTCGGCACGCCCGGGCTCGTGCCGGTGGATCGCGCCTATCGCCTGTCGGAAATCCTGGCGCGCGTCGGCGGTCTCCGCCCGACCGGCTCCGACGATATCCAGGTCCGCCGCGCATCGGGCCAGGAATATACCTTCGAGATGAACGAGATCGCCAGCGGCGGCCCGGACAAGGACATTTTCGTCGAGCCCGGCGACAAGATCTTCGTCGCGACCGCGCCGACCTATTACATCTATGGCCAGATCGCGCAGCCCGGCTCGTATCGCATCGATCGCGGCATGTCGCTGCGCAAGGCGATCGCGCGCAGCGGCGGGCTTACCCCACGTGGATCGGAAAAGAAGATCAAGCTGTTCCGTGATGGGAAAGAGGTCAGCCACATGGACCTTTCCGACATGGTGAAAAACGGCGACACGATCGTCATCGGCGAACGCTTCTTCTGA
- a CDS encoding ATP-binding protein, which translates to MIWTRLFSFRTARRPFEQPAAPLAGAAVRQGPMIRRASELPEGEGPEALPRFRSSASDIGRATRGERNPNQARLKLQQAFTPSQPVQDAKRFAGRKETLAAVIRAVEEQHLHTVIFGDRGMGKTSLLHVFSRLAREARYIVRYTSCSETSEFDPVFRACAADIPLLYHSDFDPTSEAAERGGTLADLLPEPPVTPVQLGEIFARVSGTRVLIVLDEFDRAHSAEFKRSIAELIKSLSDQSARVQIVIAGVAANLSELLEHIPSIRRNVIGIPVTSMNEDEVRELLRIGETASGLTFEESARRTVIEAAQGSPYVAGLIAQYAASSTLDRELEEVELHDVRVAIERVMQESKVRLSPRSQFHLNLLLSMTTPAAMGPIAQEGLRTFGLVNAAAAGDGDRAALIAHAVEARVLVPDNSHGADNFRFADDSVALYLWLARCAG; encoded by the coding sequence ATGATCTGGACCCGTTTATTCAGTTTTCGAACCGCTCGCCGGCCTTTCGAGCAACCCGCCGCGCCGCTGGCGGGGGCGGCGGTCCGGCAGGGGCCGATGATCCGCCGCGCGTCCGAACTGCCGGAGGGAGAGGGGCCGGAGGCGTTGCCGCGTTTCCGCAGCAGCGCGAGCGATATCGGGCGTGCCACGCGTGGCGAGCGCAATCCCAATCAGGCGCGGCTGAAGCTGCAACAGGCGTTCACGCCGTCGCAGCCGGTGCAGGACGCGAAGCGCTTCGCAGGGCGCAAGGAAACGCTGGCGGCGGTGATCCGCGCGGTGGAGGAGCAACATCTCCACACCGTGATCTTCGGCGATCGCGGCATGGGCAAGACCTCGCTGCTCCATGTCTTCTCCCGCCTAGCGCGGGAAGCGCGCTATATCGTGCGCTATACCTCGTGCAGCGAGACTTCGGAGTTCGATCCGGTATTCCGCGCCTGCGCTGCCGATATCCCGTTGCTGTATCACAGTGATTTCGATCCCACGTCGGAAGCGGCGGAGCGTGGCGGCACGCTGGCGGATCTGTTGCCCGAACCTCCGGTGACGCCGGTTCAGCTCGGCGAGATTTTCGCGCGCGTTTCCGGCACGCGGGTGCTGATCGTGCTGGACGAGTTCGACCGCGCCCATTCCGCCGAGTTCAAGCGCTCGATCGCGGAGCTGATCAAAAGCCTGTCGGATCAGTCCGCGCGGGTGCAGATCGTAATCGCCGGCGTCGCCGCGAACCTTTCCGAACTGCTCGAACATATCCCTTCGATCCGTCGCAACGTCATCGGCATTCCGGTGACGAGCATGAACGAGGATGAGGTGCGCGAGCTGTTGCGTATCGGCGAAACCGCCTCCGGGCTGACGTTCGAGGAATCGGCACGGCGCACGGTGATCGAGGCGGCGCAGGGCTCTCCCTATGTCGCCGGGCTGATCGCCCAATATGCCGCCAGCAGCACGCTCGACCGTGAGCTGGAAGAGGTGGAATTGCACGACGTGCGCGTCGCGATCGAGCGCGTGATGCAGGAATCGAAGGTGCGCCTCTCGCCGCGCAGCCAGTTCCACCTCAATCTGTTGCTGTCGATGACCACCCCCGCCGCGATGGGGCCGATCGCGCAGGAAGGGTTACGGACGTTCGGGCTGGTGAATGCCGCCGCTGCCGGGGATGGCGACCGCGCTGCGCTGATCGCTCACGCGGTGGAGGCGCGGGTGCTCGTCCCGGACAATTCGCACGGCGCGGATAATTTCCGTTTCGCGGACGATAGCGTCGCGCTTTATCTCTGGCTGGCGCGGTGCGCGGGCTGA
- a CDS encoding glycosyltransferase encodes MAPLIVHISADYPDAVQPAKTRVIAALVEGTAQEFTHRVYSLNRIAAPRGWGRPGLAEPVADDGAVASWRYVAPGRGLLLASAMERVADAILADLRERGMKPAAIHAHKLSVEGLAARRAAQQLGIPFLLTLQGNSDQKIVRIRRDLHSAYRQLWHEAAAVIAFAPWIARWCERRFGTRVEQVIDLPCVPASETVIAPRATPAMTGTAFHLMYWRNKNIATLARAIALSRASGLEVAGGGDTASAAAVDRALGHAGVSGIARRVGPLAPADLQRWMNGCAVFALPSRRESFGLVFIEALFAGCPIVYPRGAAVDGWFDDCPFAIGVDARDPRAVARGIDTLIMENDVRKRALAQWQQSGAAARFGRDAILAGYRDVLTQVVR; translated from the coding sequence GTGGCCCCCCTGATCGTGCATATCAGTGCGGACTATCCCGATGCCGTGCAGCCCGCGAAGACGCGGGTGATCGCGGCGCTGGTGGAGGGGACGGCGCAGGAATTCACGCACCGCGTCTATTCGCTCAATCGCATTGCCGCGCCGCGCGGATGGGGGCGCCCGGGGCTGGCGGAGCCGGTGGCGGATGACGGCGCGGTGGCGAGCTGGCGCTATGTTGCGCCGGGGCGCGGGCTGCTCCTCGCCTCCGCGATGGAACGCGTCGCAGACGCGATCCTTGCCGATCTGCGCGAGCGCGGGATGAAGCCGGCGGCGATCCATGCGCACAAGCTGAGCGTCGAGGGGCTGGCCGCCCGGCGCGCCGCGCAGCAGCTCGGCATCCCTTTTCTGCTGACGTTGCAGGGCAATAGCGATCAGAAGATCGTGCGCATCCGGCGCGATCTTCATTCGGCCTATCGCCAATTGTGGCATGAAGCGGCGGCGGTGATCGCCTTCGCGCCGTGGATCGCGCGCTGGTGCGAGCGGCGGTTCGGCACGCGTGTGGAGCAGGTGATCGATTTGCCGTGCGTGCCGGCGAGCGAAACCGTGATCGCGCCGCGCGCGACGCCGGCGATGACCGGTACCGCCTTTCACCTGATGTATTGGCGCAACAAGAATATCGCCACGCTGGCGCGCGCGATCGCGCTGTCGCGGGCGAGCGGGCTGGAGGTCGCCGGCGGCGGCGACACGGCGAGCGCGGCGGCGGTGGATCGCGCGCTCGGACATGCCGGGGTGAGCGGCATCGCGCGTCGCGTCGGGCCGCTCGCGCCCGCCGATCTCCAGCGATGGATGAACGGTTGCGCGGTTTTCGCGCTGCCCTCCCGGCGGGAAAGCTTTGGGCTCGTGTTTATCGAGGCGCTGTTCGCCGGATGCCCGATCGTCTATCCGCGCGGCGCGGCGGTGGACGGCTGGTTCGACGATTGCCCGTTCGCGATCGGCGTCGACGCGCGCGATCCCCGCGCGGTGGCACGGGGGATTGATACGCTGATCATGGAAAATGACGTGCGCAAACGGGCGCTCGCCCAATGGCAGCAAAGCGGCGCGGCGGCGCGGTTCGGTCGCGACGCGATCCTCGCGGGCTATCGCGACGTGCTGACGCAGGTGGTGCGATGA
- a CDS encoding sugar transferase, whose amino-acid sequence MTRQTAAEKAPASGLPNAVSLNKRNIRGLLYIGLVLCDIAAIRAGFSVGRTIRDWRWLAPNGIELSWLILPIHLIFAARNGAISRIALERLSESIRRALSAFIMATSAVALLIFFQYAGPLVSRVAFGVAIVFSILFIAIGRLVFAMCFVSPVPGGLVGELLIVDGVPPRPGAYHVFDAQAAGFRPDLNDPNMLARLAALVGPFDRVVVATIEERRRQWALLMKAYNVTAEVLLEGETPLGAIGVARYHGRDTIVVARGPMSLGARMKKRTMDLAVAGAAVVVLAPLLVVVAIAIKLESSGPVLFAQTRLGRDNKPFKIMKFRSMKVQASDFDGNRSATPDDDRVTGVGRFIRRTSIDELPQLFNVLKGDMSIVGPRPHALGSLAGDKLFWEVTQKYWLRHTLKPGITGLAQIRGYRGATHEQSDLEKRLQADLEYIDGWRLSRDISIIANTIRVIVHPRAY is encoded by the coding sequence GTGACGAGGCAGACGGCCGCTGAAAAGGCCCCGGCGAGCGGGTTGCCCAACGCGGTCAGCCTCAACAAGCGCAACATTCGCGGACTGCTCTATATCGGGCTGGTTCTTTGCGACATCGCCGCGATCCGCGCCGGCTTTTCGGTCGGGCGCACGATCCGCGACTGGCGCTGGCTCGCGCCGAACGGGATCGAGCTAAGCTGGCTGATCCTGCCGATCCATCTGATTTTCGCGGCGCGCAACGGCGCGATCTCCCGCATCGCGCTGGAGCGTCTTTCCGAATCGATCCGCCGCGCGCTGAGCGCCTTCATCATGGCGACCAGCGCCGTCGCCTTGCTGATCTTCTTCCAATATGCCGGGCCGCTGGTATCGCGCGTCGCCTTCGGCGTGGCGATCGTTTTCAGCATCCTGTTCATCGCCATCGGCCGGCTCGTCTTCGCGATGTGCTTCGTCAGCCCGGTCCCGGGCGGCCTGGTCGGCGAATTGCTGATCGTCGATGGCGTGCCGCCCAGGCCGGGCGCCTATCACGTGTTCGACGCGCAGGCCGCCGGATTCCGCCCCGATCTCAACGATCCCAATATGCTTGCGCGCCTCGCCGCGCTGGTCGGCCCGTTCGATCGCGTTGTCGTCGCGACCATCGAGGAGCGGCGTCGGCAATGGGCGTTGCTGATGAAGGCGTATAACGTCACCGCCGAAGTGCTGCTGGAGGGCGAGACGCCGCTCGGCGCGATCGGGGTGGCGCGTTATCATGGCCGTGACACGATCGTGGTCGCGCGCGGGCCGATGTCGCTCGGCGCGCGGATGAAGAAGCGCACGATGGATCTGGCGGTGGCCGGCGCGGCAGTGGTGGTGCTGGCGCCGTTGCTGGTGGTCGTCGCGATCGCGATCAAGCTGGAGAGCAGCGGGCCGGTGCTTTTCGCGCAAACCCGGCTGGGCCGCGACAACAAGCCGTTCAAGATCATGAAATTCCGCAGCATGAAGGTGCAGGCGAGCGATTTCGACGGCAATCGCTCAGCGACGCCGGACGATGATCGCGTCACCGGCGTCGGCCGCTTCATCCGCAGGACCAGCATCGACGAATTGCCGCAGCTGTTCAACGTCCTGAAGGGCGACATGAGCATCGTCGGCCCGCGCCCGCATGCACTGGGATCGCTCGCGGGGGACAAATTGTTTTGGGAAGTGACGCAGAAATACTGGCTGCGCCACACGCTGAAGCCGGGCATCACCGGCCTCGCGCAGATCCGCGGCTATCGCGGCGCAACCCACGAACAATCCGATCTCGAAAAGCGGCTTCAGGCCGATCTCGAATATATCGACGGCTGGCGCCTCTCGCGTGACATCTCGATCATCGCGAACACCATTCGCGTGATCGTCCACCCCCGTGCCTATTGA
- a CDS encoding outer membrane beta-barrel protein — protein MKAVVRIPGARGIRAGAAVLGAATALVVAGSAAAQAVDPTQEGIHVNAGLDIGYDSNVARSAGAILTNGRQADERATPSLNVSINKSLGRNSLTLDANGGYDFYRRNSELNRERLGFNADLALVGGPCFLNLRPSIFRSQSDLGDIVPINIPGQRSVRNTATTQSYAGELQCGDSYGLRPLITVAHTAGNNSEELRRISNYRSNTYGAGVAYGDPTYGELSLRVTRQDTSYPDRPAIFGPGDFSTKRISLDAQRSIGSMLSGSVGLSYVMVRPDQGSTSNDFNGFGWNVGLTFVPSPNLRVNAGTSRNISPSLGTDSLYQVNRDYSLGADYAFSDRLKANVGGSIGKVRYDGSGGVFGPVLTSSLAHRLTASLSFIPSRRLTYTLYGGYQDRETNNAIYNYHSYFIGLRTSFAL, from the coding sequence ATGAAGGCGGTCGTTCGCATTCCGGGTGCGCGCGGAATTCGCGCGGGCGCCGCCGTGCTGGGCGCGGCGACGGCGCTGGTCGTCGCCGGCAGCGCCGCGGCACAAGCCGTGGACCCGACGCAGGAAGGCATCCACGTCAACGCCGGGCTGGATATCGGCTATGACAGCAATGTCGCGCGCTCGGCCGGGGCGATTCTCACCAACGGCCGGCAGGCCGACGAGCGCGCCACGCCGAGCCTCAACGTGTCGATCAACAAGTCGCTCGGCCGGAACTCGCTGACCCTCGATGCCAACGGCGGCTATGATTTCTATCGCCGCAACAGCGAGCTGAACCGCGAGCGCCTCGGCTTCAACGCCGATCTGGCGCTGGTCGGCGGCCCGTGTTTCCTGAATCTTCGGCCAAGCATCTTTCGGTCGCAGAGCGATCTTGGGGATATCGTTCCGATCAACATCCCCGGCCAGCGCAGCGTCCGCAACACCGCGACGACGCAAAGCTACGCCGGAGAGCTGCAGTGCGGCGACAGCTATGGGCTGCGCCCGCTGATCACGGTGGCGCACACCGCCGGCAACAACAGCGAAGAGTTGCGCCGCATCTCGAACTATCGTTCGAACACCTATGGCGCGGGCGTCGCTTATGGCGATCCCACTTATGGCGAGCTGTCGCTGCGCGTAACCCGGCAGGACACTTCCTACCCGGATCGGCCGGCGATCTTCGGCCCCGGCGACTTTTCCACGAAGCGCATCTCGCTCGACGCACAACGCTCGATCGGATCGATGCTGAGCGGATCGGTCGGCCTCTCCTATGTGATGGTGCGCCCGGATCAGGGCTCCACCTCAAACGACTTCAACGGATTCGGATGGAACGTCGGGCTTACGTTCGTACCCAGCCCCAATCTCCGTGTGAACGCCGGCACATCACGCAATATTTCACCCTCGCTGGGCACGGATTCGCTCTACCAGGTCAACCGCGACTATTCGCTGGGCGCCGATTATGCGTTCAGCGACCGGCTGAAGGCCAATGTCGGCGGGTCGATCGGCAAGGTGCGCTATGACGGATCGGGCGGCGTGTTCGGCCCGGTGCTGACTAGCTCGCTCGCCCACCGGCTTACCGCGTCGCTCAGCTTCATCCCGTCGCGGCGGCTCACCTATACGCTATACGGCGGGTATCAGGATCGCGAGACCAATAACGCAATTTATAACTATCACAGTTATTTCATCGGGCTTCGCACCTCATTCGCACTCTGA
- a CDS encoding glycosyltransferase family 2 protein: protein MSMAPPSEPAPEVTVIVVSYNTRELTLRAVETLLANAGDVAMRVVVFDNASADGSAEAVAAAFPGVETIAHPENIGFARANNLVAETATTPWLCLLNPDTETHPHAIANLLAFAKANPWAGITGGRTVFPDGSLNPASCWRQITPWSLFTQTTGLARAFPQSGLFNPEAMGGWRRDSVREVDIVVGCFLMISTALWRELGGFNRRYFMYGEDADLCLRARALGYRPMITPDAEIMHLVGASTRKRGDKIVAVMRAKATLVRDHWPAWLAPLGIAQLWLWGLARRTGAAISRDPDERARLMQIWQKRRDWLAGY, encoded by the coding sequence ATGAGCATGGCGCCGCCTTCCGAACCCGCGCCCGAGGTGACGGTAATCGTCGTCAGCTACAACACGCGCGAACTGACGTTGCGCGCGGTGGAGACGCTGCTCGCCAATGCCGGCGACGTCGCGATGCGCGTGGTGGTGTTCGACAACGCTTCCGCCGACGGCAGCGCGGAAGCGGTCGCGGCGGCGTTCCCCGGCGTCGAGACGATCGCTCACCCGGAAAATATCGGCTTCGCGCGCGCCAACAATCTGGTCGCGGAAACCGCCACGACGCCGTGGCTGTGCCTGCTCAATCCGGACACCGAGACGCATCCACACGCCATCGCCAACCTGTTGGCCTTCGCCAAGGCGAATCCGTGGGCGGGGATCACTGGTGGTCGCACGGTGTTTCCCGACGGATCGCTCAATCCCGCCTCCTGCTGGCGGCAGATCACACCGTGGAGCCTGTTCACCCAGACGACCGGGCTGGCGCGCGCCTTCCCGCAGTCGGGGCTGTTCAACCCCGAGGCGATGGGCGGATGGCGGCGCGACAGCGTGCGCGAAGTGGATATCGTGGTCGGTTGCTTCCTGATGATCTCCACCGCGCTGTGGCGGGAACTGGGCGGGTTCAACCGGCGCTATTTCATGTATGGCGAGGATGCCGATCTCTGCCTGCGCGCCCGCGCGCTCGGCTATCGCCCGATGATTACGCCCGATGCGGAGATCATGCATCTCGTCGGCGCCTCCACCCGCAAGCGCGGTGACAAGATCGTCGCGGTGATGCGCGCCAAGGCGACGCTGGTGCGCGATCACTGGCCGGCGTGGCTGGCGCCGCTGGGGATCGCGCAATTGTGGCTCTGGGGGCTGGCGCGGCGAACCGGCGCGGCGATCTCGCGCGATCCGGATGAGCGCGCGCGGCTGATGCAGATCTGGCAGAAGCGGCGCGACTGGCTCGCCGGTTACTGA